The following coding sequences are from one Musa acuminata AAA Group cultivar baxijiao chromosome BXJ2-4, Cavendish_Baxijiao_AAA, whole genome shotgun sequence window:
- the LOC135608832 gene encoding wall-associated receptor kinase 3-like: MVGFGEGRGGGMGLVKILLFLLTSTSMGSIRTESRSKNTTFLCPKNCGNISFEYPFGIGDGCFRPGFNLTCRNHSTSAPRLFLGDGTIEVTRIDMNQRSVYIKSPSVVMGVDDKFKRASLIDLENWPYSFELMEQMTRNSYQGTTSNEVYVLGCSALASLVDLTTNKTISNCLSICVAGDPSQYSEWSDINNRYCTMNLWSKNSTALEIQLTRIDQTELHLVNTTSIKVMMFDDENDDLQGVLNGSRTNVEATLVWYMNDHLSCEEAMNTDTYACLSQNSLCHNIFLDTAYLNKSIGYLCRCSASYQGNPYVPSGCQETQAVTKMPNCERIQLA, translated from the exons atggtcggatttggagagggaagaggaggagggatgGGGTTGGTCAAGATTTTACTCTTTCTGCTGACATCCACATCAATGGGTTCAATTAGAACAGAAAGCAGATCAAAAAACACAACTTTTCTCTGCCCAAAAAATTGTGGGAATATCAGCTTCGAGTATCCTTTCGGCATCGGCGATGGTTGTTTTCGGCCGGGCTTTAATCTTACCTGCAGAAACCATTCCACCAGCGCTCCCAGGCTTTTCCTGGGTGATGGCACCATCGAGGTGACGAGAATTGATATGAACCAGAGGTCCGTATATATCAAATCACCATCTGTCGTCATGGGTGTCGACGATAAGTTTAAACGCGCCTCACTGATTGACCTGGAGAATTGGCCTTACTCTTTTGAGTTAATGGAACAGATGACACGTAATTCTTATCAAGGAACGACATCTAACGAAGTTTACGTTCTGGGTTGTAGCGCTTTGGCTAGTCTAGTGGATCTTACCACCAATAAAACCATTAGCAATTGTCTTAGTATCTGCGTTGCCGGTGATCCGAGTCAATATTCAGAGTGGTCCGACATTAACAATAGATATTGCACAATGAATCTATGGTCTAAGAATTCGACTGCCTTAGAGATTCAGCTAACTCGAATCGACCAAACCGAGTTACACTTGGTGAATACCACCAGCATCAAGGTTATGATGtttgatgatgaaaatgatgATCTCCAAGGAGTATTAAACGGAAGTAGAACGAATGTGGAGGCCACCCTGGTATGGTACATGAATGATCATCTTTCATGTGAAGAGGCCATGAATACGGATACATACGCTTGCCTCAGTCAAAATAGTCTCTGTCATAATATCTTTCTTGATACGGCCTACCTTAATAAGAGCATTGGATATTTATGTCGTTGTTCCGCAAGTTATCAAGGCAATCCCTATGTACCTAGTGGCTGTCAAG AAACTCAAGCAGTAACGAAGATGCCTAATTGTGAAAGAATCCAACTAGCGTAA